From candidate division Zixibacteria bacterium HGW-Zixibacteria-1, a single genomic window includes:
- a CDS encoding FMN-binding glutamate synthase family protein, with protein MSYSRVNASAATLTKNRTEGSVVPASGMCVTCVDGCIGMCEIGKSAYRGHEVIYPQPFGVITTAAEKVYPVDYSHFNILGTAVGAHGIEADSDKAIFPNVDLEVHFGHDKGIKFRLPIMIPGIGSTDIAKNNWEGLAIGTALAGTGLTIGENVVGMDVQSVIENNHVVDTVDLKRRVKLFMDHQIDGYGAIIVQANIEDTRLGVQEYAIEKLGVKCVELKWGQGAKNIGGEVKIKSLEKAQLLHKRGYVVMPNPTDPHVIKAFEAGAFKEFERHSRVGMVTEEGFAQRVEQLRKAGAKYIFLKTGAYRPADLARAVKFASKYKLDLLTVDGAGGGTGMSPWRMMNEWGIPPVELHSLLYQYAKRLSDRGEYVPPLVAAGGFTFEDQMYKGLALGAPFVKLIGMARGPIAAAMVGKTIGRTIDAHQVPVYVERFGTTVDEVFVTAADLREKLGADEFAKIPTGALGLYTYYERLAQGLRQLMAGNRKFAMKYISRDDLTSLTEDAARISGITYVMDVDKVEAEKILDAK; from the coding sequence ATGTCATATTCGAGAGTAAATGCCTCGGCTGCGACCCTGACAAAAAACAGAACCGAGGGGTCGGTCGTCCCGGCATCGGGAATGTGCGTCACCTGCGTTGACGGCTGCATTGGAATGTGCGAGATCGGTAAGTCCGCTTACCGGGGACATGAGGTCATCTATCCGCAGCCTTTCGGCGTCATCACGACAGCCGCCGAGAAGGTTTATCCGGTTGACTATTCGCATTTCAATATTCTGGGGACCGCCGTCGGCGCTCACGGTATCGAGGCCGACAGCGACAAAGCCATCTTCCCCAATGTCGATCTGGAAGTTCATTTCGGCCACGACAAGGGCATCAAGTTCCGTCTGCCCATAATGATTCCCGGTATTGGCTCTACCGATATCGCCAAGAATAACTGGGAAGGGCTGGCCATCGGGACCGCCTTGGCCGGAACCGGCCTGACCATCGGTGAAAATGTGGTCGGTATGGATGTGCAGTCGGTCATCGAAAACAATCACGTGGTCGATACGGTCGATCTCAAGCGCCGTGTCAAGCTGTTCATGGATCATCAGATCGACGGCTACGGCGCGATCATCGTGCAGGCCAATATCGAGGATACCCGCCTCGGCGTGCAGGAATACGCCATCGAGAAACTCGGTGTCAAGTGTGTCGAGCTGAAATGGGGACAGGGCGCCAAGAATATCGGCGGCGAAGTCAAAATCAAGAGCCTCGAAAAAGCGCAATTGCTGCACAAGCGCGGTTATGTGGTAATGCCCAATCCGACCGACCCGCATGTTATCAAGGCGTTCGAGGCGGGCGCATTCAAGGAATTCGAGCGGCACTCGCGTGTCGGCATGGTGACCGAGGAAGGTTTCGCGCAGCGGGTGGAGCAGCTCCGCAAAGCGGGCGCGAAGTACATCTTCCTGAAAACCGGCGCCTATCGCCCAGCCGATCTGGCGCGCGCGGTCAAGTTCGCCTCGAAGTACAAACTTGACCTGCTCACGGTTGACGGCGCCGGCGGCGGCACCGGCATGAGTCCGTGGCGGATGATGAACGAATGGGGTATTCCGCCGGTGGAACTGCACTCACTGCTGTATCAGTATGCCAAACGGCTGTCCGACCGCGGCGAATATGTTCCGCCGCTCGTGGCGGCCGGCGGTTTCACGTTCGAGGATCAGATGTACAAGGGTCTGGCCCTTGGCGCACCGTTTGTCAAGCTGATCGGTATGGCCCGCGGCCCGATTGCGGCGGCCATGGTCGGCAAGACGATTGGACGGACGATCGACGCCCACCAGGTGCCGGTTTATGTCGAGCGGTTCGGCACGACCGTGGACGAGGTCTTCGTCACGGCGGCCGATCTGCGCGAAAAACTGGGCGCCGATGAATTCGCGAAAATCCCGACCGGCGCGCTCGGTCTGTACACGTACTATGAGCGTCTGGCCCAGGGACTGCGCCAGTTGATGGCCGGTAACCGCAAGTTCGCGATGAAGTATATCTCGCGCGACGACCTGACCTCGCTGACCGAGGATGCGGCCCGCATCAGCGGTATCACATATGTGATGGATGTCGATAAGGTCGAGGCGGAGAAGATTCTCGACGCGAAGTAA